One segment of Candidatus Manganitrophus noduliformans DNA contains the following:
- a CDS encoding adenine nucleotide alpha hydrolase, which yields MKKKTWLSWSSGKDSAWSLYRLRQEPDIEVTGLVTTVNERHQRVAMHAVRLSLLQAQAEAAGVPLHVVPIPSPCSNEAYEAAMRRLIEEAKQEGVTQMAFGDLFLEDIRAYREQQLSGTGITPLFPLWQIPTDRLAQEMIAGGLSAVITCIDPRHLAPTFAGRTFNASFLDDLPKEVDPCGERGEFHSFAVAGPMFRHPISVTVGEVVTRDGFVFADLLPAAEAVR from the coding sequence ATGAAGAAAAAAACCTGGCTTTCCTGGAGCAGCGGCAAAGACAGCGCCTGGTCGCTCTATCGTCTTAGGCAGGAGCCCGATATCGAGGTGACCGGGTTGGTCACGACGGTGAATGAGCGACATCAACGGGTGGCGATGCACGCGGTCCGGTTGAGCTTGTTGCAAGCGCAGGCCGAGGCGGCGGGGGTTCCGCTTCACGTCGTGCCGATCCCTTCTCCTTGCAGCAACGAGGCGTATGAAGCGGCGATGCGCCGGCTCATTGAAGAAGCGAAGCAAGAGGGGGTGACGCAGATGGCTTTCGGAGATCTCTTCCTCGAAGACATCCGGGCGTACCGGGAGCAGCAGCTTTCCGGCACCGGGATCACACCGCTCTTCCCCCTCTGGCAGATCCCGACAGACCGGCTTGCCCAAGAGATGATCGCCGGCGGTCTGTCTGCCGTCATCACCTGCATCGATCCGCGGCATCTGGCGCCGACCTTCGCCGGGCGAACGTTCAACGCATCCTTTCTGGATGACCTCCCGAAAGAGGTCGATCCGTGCGGGGAGCGAGGAGAATTTCATAGCTTTGCGGTCGCGGGGCCGATGTTCCGCCATCCAATCTCCGTCACGGTCGGTGAGGTCGTCACGCGGGACGGGTTTGTCTTCGCCGATCTCTTACCGGCGGCGGAGGCGGTCCGATGA